The genomic segment TCGAGCCTCCGAAGCACGCGGCGGCGGCGCGCGAGGCGCTGCTCAAGCTGGCCGACTGGAGCAGCCACGACCAGATGGACCACGCGCTGCTCGTCCTCTCGATCCCCAAGGACCAGGTCGACGGCACCCTCCGCAAGGTGCTCGAGCAGGCGGTCGGCTTCGGCCTGCCGCTGCCGGGCCGGCTGACGGAGCGGGCCATCTCGCTCGGCGTCGCGGCGGATGGCGCCGCGCTCGTGAGTCAGCAGATCGCCGCCTTCGCCGAGACGAGCGGCTCGCTCGCCCAGGGGCAGCTCACCCCGGAGCAGGTCGCGGAGTCGTGGGAGCAGCTCCTCGAGCGCGCGGCCGAGAACGAGGTCGCGATCGACTCGGAGACGCACGAGCTGGCGTGGCGCGCGATCCGCAAGGTGCGCGGTGACGACGGCTCGGTCGACGTCGACCCGGCGAAGATGCCCGACATGGGCGCGCCGGAGCTGGTGATGTTGCTCGAGCACCCGAAGTACCGACGGGACGCCGCGATCGAGCTCGCCTCACGCAAGGACGCCGCCCACGCCGAGACGCTCTGCAAGGCGGTGCGCAAGATGCCGCGGGCCGAGGTCGTCCGGGTGGTGCCGAAGATCCTGGAGATCGGCGACGGCGCGGGCGACGCGCTGATCGACGGGCTGAACGCGCGCAAGACGTTCGTGCGTCAGGCCTTCGCCCTCTCGCTCGCCCACCTCAAGCTGCGCCGCGCGGTGGTGCCGCTCGTGCACCTGCTCGCGTCCGAGGAGAGCGACGTGTGGAAGGAGATCGCGCGCGTGGTCGGCGCGTTCGGCACGGCCAGCCTCCGCAACGTGCAGCGGCAGCTCAAGGACCCGAAGGGCAAGCAGGAGCGCTACATCCTGACCCTCGCGCACCTGGCGAACCACGGCTGCGAGAAGCAGGTCCAGAAGCTGTCCGCGGACGACCGCCCCAAGGTCGCGACGATGGCCAACGAAGCCCTGACGCTGCGTGAGAAGGCGAAGAAGACCGAGGCCGAGGTCCTCGGGGCCGCCGAGCCGAGCGGAAACGACGCCGTGATCGCCTTCTCACGCCGCTTCTACGAGATCCTCGAAGGAAAGGCCCCGGAGGCGGACCTCGAGGAGACGGACTGAGACTGCTCACCCGTTCGGGACGAACTCCGTCGAATTATCTGACGTTTCGTCACGATTGCTCCACACTGTCAGGGGTCAGCACACGGGAACCGATAGTGATGGACAGTCCGGCGGGGACGCTCTATACCCCTCCACTGGTATTTTAAGCGGCACTCTCATGAGCGCACCGCCCTCGAGACAGCCTTTCTCGGTGCGGGTGCTCAGCGCGGGTGCCCCAGGTCAGCGGCCCCCAGATCAGCCATGCGGCTAGGCATTTTCAGCGACGTACACGCGAACATCGAGGCCCTCTCGGCGGTCATGGAAGCATACCGTCAAGAGAGCATCGACGAGTTCTACTGTCTCGGTGACGTCGTGGGTTACGGCGCCAGCCCCAACGAGTGCGCGGACATCATCCGCAACAAGGCCAAGGTCACCATCCTCGGCAACCACGACGCCGCCGTCGCGGGCCGGATGGACTACTCGTACTACTACGAGGCCGCGCGCCACGCGCTCGACCTGCACGCCCGCCGCCTGAAGCCCGAGAACATGGAGTGGCTGGAGTCGCTCCCGTACCGCCACGACCTCGAGCCCCACGGCGTCACGCTGTGCCACGGCTCGCCCGTCCGGCTCGAGGAGTTCGAGTACATCTTCGCGCCGGAGCAGGCGCGGGAGTGTCTGCCCATCCTCGAGGATCTCGGCGACATCACCCTCATCGGCCACTCGCACCTGTGCAAGGTCTTCGCGATGCGGCCCGGCGAGGTCGAGGAGCTGCCGGCGCGGAAGTTCCAGCTCAAGGACGGCTACAAGTACATCGTGAGCGTCGGCTCGGTCGGCCAGCCGCGCGACTACGACAACCGCGCGAGCTACACGATCTTCGACACCGACACGCGCGAGTTCGAGTTCAAGCGCGTCGAGTACGACATCGAGTCCGCGGCGATGAAGATCTTCGAGGGCGAGCTCGAGCGGAACTTCGGCCACCGCCTGTTCATCGGCGTCTGACGCCTGCTCGAGCCGGCGCCATTCCAGCCCGCGCTATTCCAGCCCGCGCTATTCCAGTGCAGTGAGCCGGAACAGCCCCTCCCACGGAGGGCGACCGTCCGCGAGCGAGAGGAGCGCCGGGCGCTGCATCTGGCCCGCCGCGGTGACGCGCGGCGCGAGCCCCGCCGGCAGCGCCGCCGCGACCTCGCGACGCCGGGCCGCGTCCCCCGCCACGCCGAGCGTCTTGAGGTGGACCCCGAGGGGCGCGAGGGCCGCGCCGAGGGCGGCCGGACCGTCGACGTCGAGCACCATGACGTTGCGCCAGCCGGGGCTGACCCTGAGCGCCGCCTCGCCCTCGTAGCTGACGCTCCAGCCGTCGCCCTCGATCAGCTCGCCCCGCGCCGCCGCGACGCCGCGCCACTGGATCTGCGCCGCGCCGACCTCGCGCGGGAGCGGGCCGCGCGGCAGGTCGGCGGCGAGCCGGTCGAGCTGCGCGGCGAGCATCGAGGCCCAGTCCGCGCCGTCGACGCCGCCGCCCCGCTCCACCCAGATCACGTGCGGCGACATGCAGCCCCGCTGGTCGTAGGCGGCGACGTCGAGCGCGAAGGCCGTGGCCGCCGCGCGCGCCGCGTCTTCGTTCTCGAGCGCGTCTCGCGAGACGAACCCTGCGCCGAGCCCGTGCCCGTGCGCGACGAGCGAGGCGGTCGGAGCGAGGCGCCGCCGCACCGCGGTCAGGGTCGCGTCGCTCCCGTAGACCGAGACCACGTCCGCGCGCGACATCAACGCGCTCTCGAGGGTCGGCGTCCCTCCCGGGAAGGTCACGACCTCGCACGCCTCGGCCAGCTCCACGTCCACCTGGGCGAGCGCGGCGACGAAGAGCGAGGGCAGGACGTCATCCTTGCTGGAGGCCTTGATGATGAGGGGCGAGCCCGCGAGGAGCGCCATCGAGCAGGGCTGCACGCAGGCGGTGAAGACGTTTCCCGCGAGCACGAGCGCGCTGAACCGCGCGGGCGCGCGGGCGGCGCCGTCGGGGGGCGCCATGCGCCGGGCGGCCTCGAGGTGCGCCTGTCGATCGGCCCGCTCGAAGGTCGCCTGGAGCGCCCACGCGATCATCGGCAGGCTCAGCCCCGTCGTCTCCGGTAGCCGCTCCCGCGCCGCGCGGCCCGGCGCGCGCTCCGGGTCGGCGATGAGCGCCCACGCCGCCGCGACGCGCTCCGCGACCTGCTCACGTGGGCGCGCGCGCAGGGCCGGGCCGGCCGCGATCGCCGCGTCCACGCGGGCGCGCAGCTCCGCCTCACCGATCATCGAGGGCCTCTTCCACCGCCAGCGAGCACCCGCGCGGCGTCGCCCCGGGAGCGCGCCCGTGCAACTCGAGAGAGGCGCCCTGGGCGTGCACCGTGGCGACGTCGCTCGTCTGGACGCCGCACGACGTGTCCAGGTTGGCCAGGTCGTCGATGCGGAGCAGCCCCGGCGCGCCGTCGGGGAGCGGCGCGAGCGTCTCCGCGTCGACCGCGGTCACGCGCAGCCAGCCCGGGACGGCGTAGCGACGGGGCGCCTCCGGATCGCGCGAGCCCGCCTCCCGGAGAGCCGCCTCGTACATCTGCGAGCTGAGCTCCGTCATGCCGTACTCCGAGACCACCCTCGCCTCGGCCACGCCGTAGCGCGCCGCGATCTGGGCGCGGAGCACGTCGGGCGCGACCTCGCGAGAGCGGCCCTTGAAGCCGCCGGTCTGCATCACGAAGCTCCCCGCCGGGAGCGCGAAGCGCGCGTCGAGCGCGTCGTCGGCGTGCACGAACGCAAACGAGGTTCCGAGGATCGCGGTGGGCGCGTCGGTCTCGAGCGCCTCGCTCAGGGCGCGCGCGTCGAGGCGGCCCTCCGAGAACACCCAGCGCGCGCCGGTCTCGGCCGAGGGGTCGGCAAACCAGTCCTCGAACCGGCCCAGCATGTAGCTGAGCGAGGAGTCGGGCGCCTCGTCGGGGTGCGGGGCGAGCATCACGAGGCGCATCGGCCCGTCGAAGAACAGCGCGCGGCGCGCCTCGACCTCCGCGGCGCGGTCGTAGAGCGAGAGCGTGGAGAGGCAGCTCGCCCCCCGCTGACCGCTGGTGGTGCCGGACGTGCGAAAGACGCGCGCGTCCTCGGCCGGAGGGTGCGCGGCCACCCGCACGTAACGGAAGACGTCGGTCGGCACGGCGGGGAAGCCGAGCGGGTCGTCGCGCCGCGCCGCGAGCCTGGCCACCGGGGCGACGTGCTCGCGCTGCCAGGCGGCGACCTTCGAGAGCAGCGCGTCGCGCGCCGCGTCGTCTCGCGCTCCGTCCGCCAGGCGGTCGATCAGCGCCTCGATCTCCAGCGCGAGCGCCTCTCTCGTGAGCGCAGCACCCCGCCTCATGAGCGCAGCACCTGGGCGAGCGTGTCCGTGAACCGCGACAGCAGCGCCTCGTCGACGTTCAGGGGCGGCGTCAGCTGGAGCACCTCGGCGCGCGGCCCGGCCGGCAGGGTGATCCATCCGCGGGCGAGCAGCTCCCCGACCAGGCGGAGCGTGCGCGCGCCGTCGTGCAGCTCCACGCCGACCATGAGCCCGCGCCCGCGCACCTCTCGCACCGCCTCGCAGGGGGCCAGAGCTTCGGTGAGCGCGTCCACCCACCGCGCGCCGACCTCGGCCGCGCGTCGCGCGAGGCCCTCGCGCTCGATCACCTCGAGGCTCGCGAGGGCGGCCGCGCAGGCGAGCGGGTTCCCCGCGAAGGTGGCGGTGTGGATCGCCGCGCCGCTCGGATCCCCCCACGCCCGCATGACCTCGAGCGTGCCGATGCAGGCGCTGACGGGGAGCGTGCCGCCCATCGCCTTGCCCGCGCAGATCAGGTCGGGGGTCGCGCCCTCCGGGGTGTGGGCCCAGCGATGGCCGGTGCGCCCGAACCCGGTGAAGATCTCGTCGAAGATCAGCAGCGCGCCGCGCGCGTCGCAGGCCTCGCGGAGCGCGCGCAGGAAGCCCTCGGGCGGGAAGCGCAGCCCCCCGCGCCCGAGCGCCGGCTCGACGATCACCGCGCCGATGTCCTCGGTGAAGAGCGCGTCGACGTCGGGGCTGCCCCACGGCGCGAAGCGCACGTGCGGGTTGAGCTGCGCCGCGAAGGGGTCGCGGAAGCTCGGCGCGAACCCGCAGAGCGCGAGCGGCCCGTACATCAGCCCGTGGTAGCCGCCCTCGAACGCGAGCACGCCGGGCTTGCCGGTGTGCAAGACGGCGGTCTTCATCGCGGCCGCGAGCGCGTCGGCGCCGTTGAGCCCGAGGATCACGCGCGCGTCCTCGAAGGGGGCGAGCGCGGCGAGGCGCTCCAGCAGGCGCACCTTCGGCTCGGAGGGGTGCACGTCGCCGAGCGCGTGCAGGAGCGTGCCCGCCTGCTTCTGCACCGCCTCGACGATCTCGGGGTGGCCGTGCCCGGTCGCCGCCACGCTGAAGCCCGCGATGAGGTCGACGTAGACGTTCCCGTCCACGTCGCGCACGTTCGCGCCCTTCGCCTCGGCCCAGACGATGGGGTCGTTCGGGGCGCCCGCCCGCTCGGCCCGGCGCGCCCGGCGCTCGGTCAGCGAGGGGCACTCGGTGCGCGCGAGCACCTCGATCCACCGGGCGGAGCCGGCCCCCGGCACGGGACCGCGGATCTCGGGCGGGCGCTGACCGAGCTGCATGGGGAGTGTCTAGCATGCTCGCTGGAGACCGAACGCCGCGCCCTCGGGATCCTCACAGACCGCGATCGTGCGTCCGCCGGGCGTCTCCACCGGGCCGTGGCCGACCCGCCCGCCCGCCTCCCGCACGAACGCGACGGCGCGCGCCAGGTCCTCGACCGGCCCGTAGAAGAGCCAGTGCGGGTGGATGCCGGGGACGCGCCCGAGCGTCTCGAGGATCGCGCCGTCCGCGCCGTCGAGGAGACGAGCCGTGACCGGCCCCTCGAACGCGGCCCCGGGGCGCCACCGCGCCAGGCCCTCGTAGAACGCGAACGCGCGCCCCACGTCGTCCGTGTGGAGCTCGTGCCAGACGAAGGGGCCCGGCGCGCGAGAGGTCGGCTCCTCCGAGAGCCCGAAGACCGCGCCGCCGGGATCCCGGCAGACCGCGCGCGCGTCG from the Sandaracinaceae bacterium genome contains:
- a CDS encoding VOC family protein, whose product is MTTFDEFELRANDVGAARAFYTRLLGAEPTVTALPARARERGAPPHWLGSLRVARLDAALAQVNARGGGTLGPVRDARAVCRDPGGAVFGLSEEPTSRAPGPFVWHELHTDDVGRAFAFYEGLARWRPGAAFEGPVTARLLDGADGAILETLGRVPGIHPHWLFYGPVEDLARAVAFVREAGGRVGHGPVETPGGRTIAVCEDPEGAAFGLQRAC
- a CDS encoding metallophosphoesterase family protein, whose amino-acid sequence is MRLGIFSDVHANIEALSAVMEAYRQESIDEFYCLGDVVGYGASPNECADIIRNKAKVTILGNHDAAVAGRMDYSYYYEAARHALDLHARRLKPENMEWLESLPYRHDLEPHGVTLCHGSPVRLEEFEYIFAPEQARECLPILEDLGDITLIGHSHLCKVFAMRPGEVEELPARKFQLKDGYKYIVSVGSVGQPRDYDNRASYTIFDTDTREFEFKRVEYDIESAAMKIFEGELERNFGHRLFIGV
- a CDS encoding acyl-protein synthetase; amino-acid sequence: MRRGAALTREALALEIEALIDRLADGARDDAARDALLSKVAAWQREHVAPVARLAARRDDPLGFPAVPTDVFRYVRVAAHPPAEDARVFRTSGTTSGQRGASCLSTLSLYDRAAEVEARRALFFDGPMRLVMLAPHPDEAPDSSLSYMLGRFEDWFADPSAETGARWVFSEGRLDARALSEALETDAPTAILGTSFAFVHADDALDARFALPAGSFVMQTGGFKGRSREVAPDVLRAQIAARYGVAEARVVSEYGMTELSSQMYEAALREAGSRDPEAPRRYAVPGWLRVTAVDAETLAPLPDGAPGLLRIDDLANLDTSCGVQTSDVATVHAQGASLELHGRAPGATPRGCSLAVEEALDDR
- a CDS encoding aspartate aminotransferase family protein, producing MQLGQRPPEIRGPVPGAGSARWIEVLARTECPSLTERRARRAERAGAPNDPIVWAEAKGANVRDVDGNVYVDLIAGFSVAATGHGHPEIVEAVQKQAGTLLHALGDVHPSEPKVRLLERLAALAPFEDARVILGLNGADALAAAMKTAVLHTGKPGVLAFEGGYHGLMYGPLALCGFAPSFRDPFAAQLNPHVRFAPWGSPDVDALFTEDIGAVIVEPALGRGGLRFPPEGFLRALREACDARGALLIFDEIFTGFGRTGHRWAHTPEGATPDLICAGKAMGGTLPVSACIGTLEVMRAWGDPSGAAIHTATFAGNPLACAAALASLEVIEREGLARRAAEVGARWVDALTEALAPCEAVREVRGRGLMVGVELHDGARTLRLVGELLARGWITLPAGPRAEVLQLTPPLNVDEALLSRFTDTLAQVLRS
- a CDS encoding acyl-CoA reductase translates to MIGEAELRARVDAAIAAGPALRARPREQVAERVAAAWALIADPERAPGRAARERLPETTGLSLPMIAWALQATFERADRQAHLEAARRMAPPDGAARAPARFSALVLAGNVFTACVQPCSMALLAGSPLIIKASSKDDVLPSLFVAALAQVDVELAEACEVVTFPGGTPTLESALMSRADVVSVYGSDATLTAVRRRLAPTASLVAHGHGLGAGFVSRDALENEDAARAAATAFALDVAAYDQRGCMSPHVIWVERGGGVDGADWASMLAAQLDRLAADLPRGPLPREVGAAQIQWRGVAAARGELIEGDGWSVSYEGEAALRVSPGWRNVMVLDVDGPAALGAALAPLGVHLKTLGVAGDAARRREVAAALPAGLAPRVTAAGQMQRPALLSLADGRPPWEGLFRLTALE